Proteins from a genomic interval of Coccinella septempunctata chromosome 2, icCocSept1.1, whole genome shotgun sequence:
- the LOC123307311 gene encoding S-phase kinase-associated protein 1-like — protein sequence MPEIKLKSSDGEIFTVNVDIAKCFAVIRNQLLTYVGDDIEDEVVKIDHASSDILKKVIEWATYHSNIPEGEQDEEEKEKILAWEKEFLNVDKKTTFELMMAANFLGISSLIDVTCKKLAAAMHGNAENVSDFLNMY from the coding sequence ATGCCAGAAATAAAACTGAAGTCATCTGACGGAGAGATTTTCACTGTGAATGTCGATATAGCAAAATGTTTTGCTGTCATAAGGAACCAGTTGCTAACTTACGTCGGGGATGATATAGAAGATGAGGTAGTGAAAATAGACCACGCTAGTTCAGACATATTAAAGAAGGTGATCGAGTGGGCAACGTACCACAGTAATATACCGGAGGGTGAACAAGATgaagaagagaaagaaaaaattttagcTTGGGAAAAAGAGTTTTTAAATGTCGACAAAAAAACCACATTTGAGCTAATGATGGCGGCGAACTTTCTGGGTATTTCAAGTTTGATAGATGTTACCTGTAAAAAGCTCGCAGCTGCGATGCACGGAAATGCAGAAAATGTTTCGGATTTTTTGAATATGTATTAA
- the LOC123306812 gene encoding myoneurin-like, with the protein MAEEKTSQTNDLLNYYLAVNMNNICRVCLEKGKLLPIFDPIKPAHFSVLLMSCAQVQVEAGDGLPPYICQKCVVKLNIAFQFKVQCENSDARLRSCFDNIQQISQGEINISGAGYTSDIKTESELSNSSISITFTTNNGALDNNTLQIQDIQEVSNINDAGHVQVQETLQNQPVDNQLSTLQNVSSLCELEKVTLTELKLDFDGLKFNDTNLKAGEGNLDTDHNLPIKNTRIKKIENHQCGTCGKVFRTKPSLVHHIRIHTGERPYVCHLCDKRFINGGHLHTHMKSHTGEKNHVCAACHKGFTTAQQLTKHTIAIHTSERPYACTYCTKKFASSSNLRTHIRIHTGEKNFRCDQCGKAFCTKGQLEQHMLTHTGERAFLCEYCNKRFSQKCHLLRHLKTHRVT; encoded by the exons atggcTGAAGAAAAAACCTCTCAAACAAATGATCTATTAAATTATTACCTTGCTGTGAATATGAATAACATATGTCGAGTATGTTTAGAGAAAGGAAAACTTCTACCAATATTTGATCCCATCAAACCAGCACATTTTTCTGTATTACTCATGTCTTGTGCACAAGTACAG GTGGAAGCGGGAGATGGCTTACCTCCATATATATGTCAAAAATGTGTTGTAAAATTAAATATAGCTTTTCAATTTAAAGTTCAGTGTGAGAATTCTGATGCTAGACTTCGTAGCTGTTTCGATAACATTCAACAAATATCTCAAGGAGAAATCAACATTTCGGGAGCAGGATATACTTCTGACATAAAGACTGAATCTGAGCTTTCAAACTCAAGTATCTCCATTACCTTCACAACGAATAATGGAGCTTTGGATAATAACACTCTGCAAATACAAGATATCCAAGAAGTTAGTAATATAAATGATGCTGGCCATGTGCAAGTGCAGGAAACCCTACAGAATCAGCCAGTAGATAATCAACTAAGTACTTTGCAAAATGTATCTTCTCTTTGCGAATTGGAAAAAGTTACTTTGACTGAATTGAAACTGGATTTTGATGGACTAAAATTCAATGACACAAACCTAAAAGCTGGTGAAGGAAACCTGGATACCGATCATAACTTGCCAATAAAAAATACCAGAATCAAAAAAATAGAGAATCATCAATGTGGAACTTGCGGAAAAGTTTTCAGAACAAAACCTA GCTTGGTACATCATATAAGAATCCACACTGGAGAAAGACCATATGTTTGTCACCTCTGTGATAAGAGATTCATAAATGGTGGCCATCTTCATACTCATATGAAGTCACATACTGGTGAAAAAAATCATGTATGTGCAGCTTGCCACAAGGGCTTTACAACAGCGCAACAGTTAACTAAACATACTATAGCGATCCATACTTCGGAGCGACCCTATGCTTGCACATATTGTACCAAAAAATTTGCAAGCTCTAGCAATTTGAGAACTCATATAAGAATACATACTGGAGAAAAAAACTTCAGGTGTGATCAATGTGGTAAAGCATTTTGCACTAAGGGACAGTTGGAGCAGCACATGCTGACCCACACCGGCGAGAGGGCTTTCTTATGTGAATATTGCAATAAGAGGTTTTCACAGAAATGTCATCTGTTGCGTCATTTGAAAACCCATAGAGTAACATAA